The Raphanus sativus cultivar WK10039 chromosome 2, ASM80110v3, whole genome shotgun sequence genome includes a region encoding these proteins:
- the LOC108842998 gene encoding chaperone protein dnaJ 3: MFRRGPSSKSDNTKFYEILGVPKTASPEDLKKAYKKAAIKNHPDKGGDPEKFKELAQAYEVLSDPEKREIYDQYGEDALKEGMGGGGGGHDPFDIFSSFFGGGGGGHPFGGGSSRGRRQRRGEDVVHPLKVSLEDLYLGTTKKLSLSRKALCSKCNGKGSKSGASMTCGGCQGSGMKVSIRQIGPGMIQQMQHPCHDCKGTGETINDRDRCPQCKGEKVVSEKKVLEVAVEKGMQHSQKITFRGQADEAPDTVTGDIVFVIQQKEHSTFKRKGDDLFVEHTLSLTEALCGFQFVLTHLDTRQLLIKSHPGEVVKPDSYRAISDEGMPIHQRPFMKGKLYIHFTVEFPDSLGPNQTKAIEAVLPRPAKATLSDMEIDECEETTLHDVDMEDEMRKKARAQREAYDDDDDDEEGPGGAQRVQCAQQ; the protein is encoded by the exons ATGTTCAGAAGAGGACCTTCGAGTAAGAGCGACAACACCAAGTTCTACGAGATCCTCGGCGTTCCCAAGACCGCCTCACCTGAAGATCTCAAAAAGGCTTACAAGAAAGCCGCCATCAAAAACCATCCCGACAAGGGTGGAGATCCCGAGAAG TTCAAGGAGCTAGCTCAGGCTTATGAAGTTCTAAGCGATCCAGAGAAGCGTGAGATCTACGATCAGTATGGTGAGGACGCGCTCAAGGAAGGAATGGGCGGTGGAGGCGGTGGTCACGACCCCTTTGATATCTTCTCCTCCTtctttggtggtggtggtggtggacaCCCTTTCGGAG GTGGTAGTAGCCGTGGAAGGAGGCAGAGGCGTGGTGAAGATGTTGTTCACCCTCTGAAGGTTTCTCTAGAGGATCTTTATCTCGGAACAACGAAGAAGCTTTCGCTCTCTAGGAAGGCTTTGTGCTCAAAGTGTAACGG AAAGGGTTCGAAGTCTGGAGCTTCGATGACGTGCGGTGGATGCCAGGGATCGGGAATGAAGGTGTCGATCAGGCAGATTGGACCTGGGATGATTCAGCAGATGCAGCATCCTTGCCATGACTGCAAGGGAACTGGTGAGACCATCAACGATCGTGATAGGTGTCCACAGTGCAAAGGAGAGAAGGTTGTCTCCGAGAAGAAGGTGCTTGAAGTAGCTGTGGAGAAGGGAATGCAGCACAGTCAGAAGATCACTTTCAGAGGACAAGCAGATGAAGCG CCTGATACGGTCACTGGAGATATAGTGTTCGTCATTCAGCAGAAGGAGCACTCAACCTTCAAGAGAAAGGGAGATGACCTCTTCGTGGAGCACACCCTGTCTCTAACCGAAGCCCTCTGTGGGTTCCAGTTCGTCTTGACTCACTTGGACACAAGACAGCTTCTCATCAAATCGCATCCTGGAGAGGTTGTGAAGCCAG ATTCATACAGGGCGATAAGCGACGAGGGAATGCCGATACACCAAAGGCCCTTCATGAAGGGTAAGCTGTACATCCACTTCACCGTAGAGTTCCCAGACTCGCTGGGCCCGAACCAGACAAAGGCCATTGAAGCGGTTTTGCCGAGGCCAGCGAAGGCGACTCTGAGCGACATGGAGATAGACGAGTGCGAAGAGACGACGCTGCACGATGTGGACATGGAGGATGAGATGAGAAAGAAGGCTCGTGCTCAGAGAGAGGC